GATGTGATGAAAACCGGAGAGCCGTTTAAAACGGAAGATGTTGCGGAAAACCTCGCTCGCCGATTTCCCGGTTTGACATTCGACCGTATGAAAATCAATTCCCAGCTTTTATTGCAAACCATTCTCGGGCGTTTTTCTGTTTCATCAGACAATACGGGCAAACCATTTTTTGAAGACCATAAAACCTATGTGCCGACGCGTTTTACAGATTATGTCGCCGCCTTTGTGGAACATGGTGCGGGAGCGTTTGTCCGGCCTGCCAACCGTTACAACGAAAGCACACCCTCATTCGGGTACGGGCATTTGTACATTATGCGCCAATTATCGCGGCCGACGAGCAAACAGGCGGTGATAGATGCGGTTGCCGAAAACTTGAACATCGTCAGCACCACGCCCGACGGTTTGACATTCCATCCGCCTGCCGAAGTGTATGTGGAAGAAATATTGGCAGACTTGGCAGACAGGCATTTTCTCGTTTCGGCGGATTGACGGGCAAGACTCGGCGGCAATCCGTCCGATATATTTTCAGACAGGAAAGACACACACTGCGAAAAGCGGTACACGACACATATGAACCAGACATTTACCTTGCCCGATACGCGCCCGTACCCCCAAAATCCGATTAAAAACCACCTGCTGCTCAATGCCTACCAGTTGGCGCATAATTCTTCCCAGGCTTCGCGCAAACTCTCGTCCGGCCAACTTCAAACCGAAATCAGGGGGATGCTTGAGCAAAACCACTATATCAACCTTTCCCTCGCGCTGACGATGTCGCCCGATGCCGGAACTTATGCCGCACTGCTTTCCAGTGTGAACGCGGTGCTCGATTGCGAGAAAGAAGGCGAAGTGCAGTGGTTCGCCCTGCCGGTCGTGCTGGTGTCCGGCTGCAAAAAAGAACGGGCAATCGAGATGAAGCTGCCGACGGAGGCCTTGTTTGCCTGCCTGCAAAACTATCCGCACCTGCGCGCGTTGACGCAAGAGACACAATGGCTGCCTTATCTTGTACATTCCTCCGATTTGAGTGCGGTCGCGCCGGATGAGTGGTGGCGTGCCAAACAAAATACCGAAACGGCGGCGCAACACTTACGCCGTTTCGCCCCGCGCCCTTTGCTGTTGCCCGAAGGGCAGTCCGTCCACGTTGTTTACGCGCTGGGTTTCGGCAGCGACAAGGTTCAGACGGCATTGGGTCAGAACCTTCTTCAGGCAGGCCTGCCCATGATGCAGGTATGGCAGGAAAATCTTGCATCGGAAGGCGTTACGCTGTTTGCCAATCCGCTTTCCCCAGATTCTCCGGTACGCGCGCTTTCAGACGGCAGCCACACGCGCCAACGTATGGCGATGGATGTGTTTGCGGCAAACGCGATACGCGCCGTCCGTATGCAGAGTCCGCGCGTCGGCGTGGTCGCTGCGGCAAAGGCGGGCGGACAGATTCTATTCGGATTTAATGCGACCGACGGCGCGTTTGAAGTCGTGCCGCAGGTGTTTTCGTGGCAGCTCTCCTTTACCGACAATATCGCCGTTGTTCAGCAAAATTTTTTGGATTTAATGGCAGAATGCCGTGTAGAACACGTTTACCTGTTGCACAATCCCTTGGGCGAGCAGGAAAACATCCCGAGCTATGCGGAAGCGTTGAAACGGGAAGGGCACAATCCGTTTTTCAGTACACAATACGATTGACCTGCCGATGCCGTCTGAAAGGGTTTCCGCTTCAGACGGCATCGCGTTGGAACAGGGCGCGGATATGAAAAAACCGAAAATCCTTTTTGTCTGCCTCGGCAACATCTGCCGTTCGCCGATGGCGGAATACATTTTGCGCCGCCGTGCCGCCGAAGCGGGCATTCCCCTTGAAACGGACAGCGCGGGGACATCGGGCTGGCACGACGGCGAGGATATGCACCGCGAGACGGCAAAGGTATTGAAAAAACACGGTATCGATGCTTCAGGCTTTACCAGCCGCAAAATCCGCCAAAGCGATACGGCGGCGTTTGACTACATCATCGCCATGGACGGCAAGAATTTGTCCGAATTAGAAAAAACTTTCGGCAGGCGGCCGGAAAAAATATTCAAGCTGACCGACCTGATACCCGAAAGCGGTTACGACCATGTCCCCGACCCTTGGTACACGGGTGATTTTGAAGAAACATACAGGCTTGCGGATGCGGGCTGTCGGGCATTGTTGGAAAAGATTTCCAAATAAAGTAATTGAATACAAATATAAAACCGTCTCCTGCCGTATCGGTTGTTCAGACGGCATAAACAGGGAATTTATGAAAACAAATTTCAAACAGAAAATTATCGAACAGGCACGCAGAGAGGGCTTGCAGGTAACCGCTTTGCGCGAGCAGGTACTCGATATCGTTTTGCAGCAAAGCGGCGTGATTAAAGCCTACAACGTCTTGTCGCAGATGCAGCAGCAAAGCGAGGGCGCGGTTGCGCCGCCTACCGCCTACCGCGCCCTTGATTTTTGGGCGGAGCAGGGCGTTTTGCACAAAGTGGCGGCGGTCAACGGCTATATTTTGTGCAGCCACGCGCAGCACGAGTGCAACGACCATTGCCACGACCACGAAGAAGCCGAAGCGCACCACAGCGCGTTTATTTTGGTCTGCACCGAATGCGGCACGGCGGACGAGCAAACCCTCAGCCACGAATGGGCGGCATTGCGCGCAGGCGTTGCCGAAAGCGGCTTCGCGCTGAAAGAAGAACACGTCGTTTTAACCGGGATTTGTAAAAAATGTCAGAAGTAATCGGTGGTTTGCATTGATAATAAGCCTTTTGGAAGGAGCAGATAATGAAACCGTCTCTTTTGTTGCAAAGCAGAAAGAAAGAAATATTGGCAGTTTTCGGGAAATATCCATTGATTTGCAATCCAAGGGTATTCGGTTCGGTTTCTCGCGGAGATGATACGGAAAACAGCGACATTGATTTGTTGGTGGATGCAAAAACAGGGACAACATTATTGGATTTGGGCGGGCTGCAAGAGGAATTGCAGAAACTCTTGGGCATAAAGGTCGATTTGCTGACACCCGATGACATCTCGGCCCACTTTAGAGATAAGGTGTTGACTGAGGCTGTCGCATTATGAAAATGCAGAAAGAATTGTCGGTCTATTTGAAACAGATATTGCAGGCAGCGCAATATATCCGGCTATATACCGACAAAATGGATTATGGGCAATTTTCTGCCGACACAAAGACTGTGCAGGCAGTCGTTTTTAATTTGTTCCTTATCGGTGAAAACGCAACCCATATCCTTAAATCGTATCCAGAATTTGCCGAGGAAACCAAATATTTGAATTGGATAGGGATGAGGGGTATGCGCAATAGGATTGCCCATGGCTACTTTGAAATGAACCTGTCTGTCGTTTGGGAGACGGTTTTGAACGCCATACCGGTGATGTCAGCCGATATATTGAATTTGTTGGAACAGTTGTCAATCGATGAAGAACATGATAACAGCTGCCATCACTTTTAACATTATTTAATCATTTAAAACACCCTATCTTCAAATTTTAAAGTGGGACATTACATAGAAATGAAAAAAACCAAAGTCCACCTGATTTCAGGTTTTCTGGGAACAGGCAAAACCACCGCGCTCAAAAGCCTGATGGAGCAGAAAGATCCGAACGAAAAATGGGTCATCATCGTCAACGAGTTCGGCGAAATCGGTATTGACGGCGCCGTATTGAGCGATAACGGCATCCCCGTGGCAGAAATCGCCGGCGGTTGTTTGTGTTGCACCGCAGGCCCGCAAATGGGCGTAACCGTGCAGAAAATGCTGCGCGATGCCAAGCCCGACCGCCTGATGATTGAGGCAAGCGGACTGGCGCACGCAGCCAGCGTCATCGACGAATTGAAAGCCAAACCGCTGGACAGTCTTTTGGAAATCGGCGCCGTCTTTACCGTTGTCGATCCGCGCCAATTCATTAATCCCGATTACGCGCAACAAGCCTTATATAAAGACCAAATCGGCATTTGCGACGTATTGGTCGCAAGCAAAACCGATTTATGCACCCCCGAACAGCTTGCCGAATTTCACGACAAAGCGGCAAAACTGTTTCCACCCAAAGCCAAAGTGGTCGAAGTCCAAAACGCACAACTCGATATTCAATGGCTCGATATTCCCGTCATCGAAAAATCACGCTATCGCCTCAAAGCCCTGCCAGACAACACCATGGGATTCCAGTCGCAAGGTTTCACTTTCCCCGCAGGACGCGATTTCGACGGCGAAAAGCTGACCAACTTCTTCAATGATTTGCCCAAGATGACCGAAGGACTCGTCCGCGCCAAAGGCGTGTTTCAAGTATTGGGAACGTGGGTGTGGCTCAACTGGGTGGACGGACAATGGGGTGCAAACCAAGTGTCTTGGCGGCGCGATTCGCGTTTTGAATTGATTGCCAAATCGTTTGACGCGGATTTAATCGAACAAAAACTTAAAGACGCATTGGAATAGTGTTCACGCGCTTTCAGACGGCATATGAAATGAAAATGCCGTCTGAAGGTCTGAGGAGGACGGGATGAAACCCAAATTCAAAACCGTTTTAACCGCGCTGTTTTTGGCGGCTTCCCTGCCGTCTATGGCGGCAACCCATGTTTTGATGGAAACCGATATGGGCAATATCCGTTTGGTTTTGGACGAGTCCAAAGCACCCAAAACCGTTGCCAATTTCGTGCGCTATGCCCGAAAAGGCTTTTACGACAATACGATTTTTCACCGCGTTATCGACGGTTTCGTTATCCAGGGCGGCGGATTTACCGAAGACTTGGTACAAAAGGCAACCGATAAAGCCGTTGCCAACGAATCCGGCAACGGCTTGAAAAACACCGCCGGCACCATCGCCATGGCGCGGACGGCAGACCCCGATTCCGCCACCGGCCAATTCTTTATCAATCTCGCGGACAACGCTTCGCTCGACTACAAAAACGGACAATACGGCTACACCGTTTTCGGCAGGGTCGAAAGCGGAATGGACACCGTTTCCAAAATCGCCCGCGTCAAAACCGCCACGCGCGGCTTTTATCAAAACGTACCCGTACAGCCCGTCAAAATCCGCCGCGTTGTTGTCGAGTAATATAACGGGAAACCTTCAGAAAGCTGAAACGGAAAAAGCAGGCGTTTGGGATTGAAAAGCGTCTGCTTCGGGCTTTTAAAATGCCGTCTGAAACGCCAAACGGGCTTCAGACGGCATTTTTGACGGCGGAAGCCTATGCGCCGCAGGTTTTCGGCTTGTTCGCCAGAATGTTGATGACTTTGCGTTCGGCTTTTTGCGGCTCGATTTTGATTTCGCTCTCATCTTCTTCGCTGCCGTCTGAAAAACGTTCGGGCATTTTTTCGCTGTCAAACGCTAAATCGCCGCCGTGTTTCAGGTTTTGACCGCGTTCCAATCCGACAAAGTCAAAGAGTTCGGTATCGGCAAGGTGGGAAGGGATGACGTTTTGCAGGGCGGAGAACATCGATTCGATGCGGCCGGGGAAGCGTTTGTCCCAATCGCGCAGCATATCGCCGATGACTTGGCGTTGCAGGTTGGGTTGCGAGCCGCAAAGGTTGCACGGGATGATGGGGAATTGTTTCAGCTCGGCGTATTTGATTAAATCTTTTTCTTTCACATACGCCAGCGGGCGAATGACGATGTGTTCGCCGTTGTCGCTCACCAGCTTGGGCGGCATGGCTTTGAGTTTTCCACCGTAAAACATATTTAAAAACATGGTGGCAAGGATGTCGTCACGGTGGTGTCCTAAGGCGATTTTGGTGCAGCCCAATTCTTTTGCGGTGCGGTAGAGGATGCCGCGGCGTAGGCGGCTGCACAGCGAACAAGTCGTTTTGCCTTCGTCCAACACGCGTTTGACGGTGGAGTAGGTGTCTTCTTCGACGATTTTGTACGGCACGCCTATGCTTTCGAGATAGGTCGGCAATACTTCTTCGGGGAAACCCGGCTGCTTTTGGTCGAGATTGACGGCAACCAGTTCGAAATCAATCGGCGCACTGGCTTGAAGCTGGCGCAGGATATCTAAAAGGGCGTAGCTGTCTTTGCCGCCGGAGAGACAGACCATGATTTTGTCGCCCGGCTCGATCATGTTGAAATCGTTAATCGCATCGCCGACGGCGTGGCGCAGGCGTTTGCTGAGTTTGTTGTTTTCCAGTTCTTGTTTGGTTTTTTTGGACATGGCGGTGGTTTGAAAAATTAGGG
Above is a window of Neisseria sp. Marseille-Q6792 DNA encoding:
- a CDS encoding conjugal transfer protein; translation: MNQTFTLPDTRPYPQNPIKNHLLLNAYQLAHNSSQASRKLSSGQLQTEIRGMLEQNHYINLSLALTMSPDAGTYAALLSSVNAVLDCEKEGEVQWFALPVVLVSGCKKERAIEMKLPTEALFACLQNYPHLRALTQETQWLPYLVHSSDLSAVAPDEWWRAKQNTETAAQHLRRFAPRPLLLPEGQSVHVVYALGFGSDKVQTALGQNLLQAGLPMMQVWQENLASEGVTLFANPLSPDSPVRALSDGSHTRQRMAMDVFAANAIRAVRMQSPRVGVVAAAKAGGQILFGFNATDGAFEVVPQVFSWQLSFTDNIAVVQQNFLDLMAECRVEHVYLLHNPLGEQENIPSYAEALKREGHNPFFSTQYD
- a CDS encoding low molecular weight protein-tyrosine-phosphatase, which codes for MPSERVSASDGIALEQGADMKKPKILFVCLGNICRSPMAEYILRRRAAEAGIPLETDSAGTSGWHDGEDMHRETAKVLKKHGIDASGFTSRKIRQSDTAAFDYIIAMDGKNLSELEKTFGRRPEKIFKLTDLIPESGYDHVPDPWYTGDFEETYRLADAGCRALLEKISK
- a CDS encoding Fur family transcriptional regulator, with protein sequence MKTNFKQKIIEQARREGLQVTALREQVLDIVLQQSGVIKAYNVLSQMQQQSEGAVAPPTAYRALDFWAEQGVLHKVAAVNGYILCSHAQHECNDHCHDHEEAEAHHSAFILVCTECGTADEQTLSHEWAALRAGVAESGFALKEEHVVLTGICKKCQK
- a CDS encoding nucleotidyltransferase; this encodes MKPSLLLQSRKKEILAVFGKYPLICNPRVFGSVSRGDDTENSDIDLLVDAKTGTTLLDLGGLQEELQKLLGIKVDLLTPDDISAHFRDKVLTEAVAL
- a CDS encoding DUF86 domain-containing protein produces the protein MKMQKELSVYLKQILQAAQYIRLYTDKMDYGQFSADTKTVQAVVFNLFLIGENATHILKSYPEFAEETKYLNWIGMRGMRNRIAHGYFEMNLSVVWETVLNAIPVMSADILNLLEQLSIDEEHDNSCHHF
- a CDS encoding GTP-binding protein; the encoded protein is MKKTKVHLISGFLGTGKTTALKSLMEQKDPNEKWVIIVNEFGEIGIDGAVLSDNGIPVAEIAGGCLCCTAGPQMGVTVQKMLRDAKPDRLMIEASGLAHAASVIDELKAKPLDSLLEIGAVFTVVDPRQFINPDYAQQALYKDQIGICDVLVASKTDLCTPEQLAEFHDKAAKLFPPKAKVVEVQNAQLDIQWLDIPVIEKSRYRLKALPDNTMGFQSQGFTFPAGRDFDGEKLTNFFNDLPKMTEGLVRAKGVFQVLGTWVWLNWVDGQWGANQVSWRRDSRFELIAKSFDADLIEQKLKDALE
- a CDS encoding peptidylprolyl isomerase, whose amino-acid sequence is MKPKFKTVLTALFLAASLPSMAATHVLMETDMGNIRLVLDESKAPKTVANFVRYARKGFYDNTIFHRVIDGFVIQGGGFTEDLVQKATDKAVANESGNGLKNTAGTIAMARTADPDSATGQFFINLADNASLDYKNGQYGYTVFGRVESGMDTVSKIARVKTATRGFYQNVPVQPVKIRRVVVE
- the ttcA gene encoding tRNA 2-thiocytidine(32) synthetase TtcA, with product MSKKTKQELENNKLSKRLRHAVGDAINDFNMIEPGDKIMVCLSGGKDSYALLDILRQLQASAPIDFELVAVNLDQKQPGFPEEVLPTYLESIGVPYKIVEEDTYSTVKRVLDEGKTTCSLCSRLRRGILYRTAKELGCTKIALGHHRDDILATMFLNMFYGGKLKAMPPKLVSDNGEHIVIRPLAYVKEKDLIKYAELKQFPIIPCNLCGSQPNLQRQVIGDMLRDWDKRFPGRIESMFSALQNVIPSHLADTELFDFVGLERGQNLKHGGDLAFDSEKMPERFSDGSEEDESEIKIEPQKAERKVINILANKPKTCGA